The following proteins are co-located in the Sporolactobacillus pectinivorans genome:
- a CDS encoding ArsR/SmtB family transcription factor translates to MSGKSPGIDITTLSALAEPNRMNIIELLRHGPLTVGEITEKLGLKQPQTSKHLKVLSDNGIVEVQAEANRRIYRLRPEPFQALDSWIQSFQRVMQERFDNLDDYLKELQDKEKP, encoded by the coding sequence ATGTCCGGCAAAAGTCCGGGAATAGACATAACGACGCTGAGTGCTTTAGCTGAACCGAATCGTATGAATATCATCGAACTCTTACGCCACGGCCCCCTGACCGTGGGGGAAATCACTGAGAAGCTGGGATTGAAGCAGCCCCAAACTTCAAAACATCTAAAAGTGCTTAGCGACAACGGGATTGTAGAAGTACAGGCCGAAGCTAACCGACGAATCTACAGGCTCCGGCCCGAGCCATTCCAGGCGTTGGATTCATGGATACAGTCCTTCCAACGCGTGATGCAGGAAAGATTCGACAATCTGGATGATTATTTAAAGGAACTGCAGGACAAGGAAAAGCCGTAA
- a CDS encoding alpha/beta fold hydrolase, whose amino-acid sequence MIKFVETKLLKIGYEESGPANGRPLLLIHGWPDSYHTWDKLLPSLHQAGFHTYAVSLRGFGPTQFLNKQTPRTGSFSALAQDILDFTDKLGLAQFAVIGHDWGARTAYTLSCLKGTKKISHEVVLSVGWGDAGRLSLKQTQNYWYHWYMATNMGEKLVREQTYEFTRYIWNIWNPGFTISDQVFNEAAIAFTNPDWASVTLHSYRVRWGFAEPDPAYADIDNRIKAAPEIDVPTLLIHGASDSCNDPSTSEGTENLFTNRFKRILLPNVGHFPQRQEPEKVAEAAINWLNS is encoded by the coding sequence TTGATCAAATTTGTTGAAACTAAATTGCTAAAAATTGGTTATGAGGAATCCGGGCCTGCTAATGGTCGTCCGTTACTGCTCATTCATGGTTGGCCAGACAGCTACCATACTTGGGATAAACTACTTCCGTCTCTTCACCAGGCAGGGTTTCATACGTATGCTGTTTCTTTAAGAGGTTTTGGCCCCACCCAATTTCTTAACAAGCAAACGCCGAGAACAGGAAGCTTTTCGGCCTTAGCTCAGGATATCCTTGATTTTACTGACAAATTAGGTCTTGCACAATTTGCAGTCATTGGGCACGACTGGGGTGCGCGCACAGCTTATACACTTTCCTGTCTGAAAGGAACGAAAAAAATATCTCATGAAGTCGTTTTATCTGTTGGTTGGGGAGATGCAGGACGGCTCTCTTTAAAGCAAACTCAGAATTACTGGTACCACTGGTATATGGCAACAAATATGGGAGAAAAACTTGTCCGTGAACAAACATATGAGTTCACAAGATATATCTGGAACATTTGGAATCCGGGATTTACGATTAGTGATCAGGTGTTTAATGAAGCAGCTATTGCATTCACAAATCCAGATTGGGCTTCAGTCACACTGCACTCCTATCGTGTGCGCTGGGGATTCGCTGAGCCTGATCCTGCTTATGCGGATATTGACAATAGAATCAAAGCCGCCCCTGAAATCGATGTTCCCACACTTCTTATTCACGGCGCCAGCGATTCATGTAATGATCCATCAACCTCAGAAGGAACCGAAAACTTGTTTACAAATAGATTTAAGAGAATTTTGCTGCCCAATGTAGGTCATTTTCCGCAACGACAAGAACCGGAAAAGGTCGCTGAAGCAGCGATTAACTGGTTAAACTCATGA
- a CDS encoding TetR/AcrR family transcriptional regulator: MNITKQDIIKSATKLFKKQGYLSTSVQDIANDYGIAKGSIYKYFSSKEELFSEVFDRCQNMYFDETEKISSQKGMSLREKFLQQIVFRFQYFAEYKYILVEFTELPIQQDEKFKPLRQKVRARLISWHKECLENLYGDKIKPYLYDLIFIYRAILKEYLFWIIYEDNILSMEKIAEFILTKMDLLVESTVRGQSISIINRSAYVHYINGGNAVSKEQLIAELIDEAEKTIGKLPYGKSYQEKLNELITILKTELEKEKQSEPLLCAILSYLEKEFELKSIIIQLKNLLL; this comes from the coding sequence ATGAATATTACGAAACAAGATATTATAAAATCAGCTACAAAATTGTTTAAGAAGCAAGGTTATCTTTCTACATCTGTACAAGATATTGCAAATGATTACGGTATAGCTAAGGGATCTATCTATAAGTATTTTTCATCAAAAGAGGAATTATTTAGTGAAGTCTTTGACCGATGTCAAAATATGTACTTTGATGAAACGGAAAAAATAAGTTCGCAAAAGGGAATGTCGCTAAGAGAAAAGTTTTTACAACAAATTGTATTTCGGTTTCAATATTTTGCTGAATACAAATACATTTTGGTTGAATTTACCGAACTTCCGATACAACAGGATGAAAAATTTAAACCGTTACGCCAAAAAGTAAGAGCTCGATTAATCTCCTGGCATAAGGAGTGCCTGGAAAATTTATATGGGGATAAAATTAAGCCCTATTTATATGATTTGATCTTTATATATCGGGCAATATTGAAGGAATATTTGTTTTGGATCATATACGAAGACAATATACTATCTATGGAGAAAATAGCCGAGTTTATTTTAACCAAGATGGATCTATTAGTTGAAAGTACGGTGCGAGGACAATCAATTTCTATTATAAATCGATCAGCCTACGTTCACTATATTAATGGAGGAAATGCTGTAAGTAAGGAGCAACTAATAGCTGAATTAATTGACGAAGCTGAGAAAACGATTGGTAAACTCCCGTATGGAAAGTCTTATCAAGAAAAATTAAATGAGCTCATAACAATTTTAAAAACAGAACTCGAAAAGGAAAAGCAAAGTGAACCACTGCTTTGTGCGATTTTGTCTTATTTAGAAAAAGAATTTGAACTAAAAAGTATAATCATCCAACTTAAAAATCTGTTATTATGA
- a CDS encoding VOC family protein, whose translation MISKVGQIMLYVNNQDEAKDFWTEKLGFEVISEENNGQMRSIEVAPKGAATSIVLHSKEFIAKMNPEMNLGTPSIMFFTENLDQLYRDLTNKNVTVGEIVELPSGRVFNFADDEENYFAVMEKRK comes from the coding sequence ATGATTAGTAAAGTCGGTCAAATCATGTTGTACGTTAATAACCAGGACGAAGCAAAGGATTTTTGGACAGAAAAATTGGGCTTTGAGGTCATTTCTGAAGAAAACAATGGACAGATGAGGTCGATAGAAGTTGCTCCTAAAGGTGCAGCAACGAGCATTGTGCTTCATAGTAAAGAGTTCATTGCCAAAATGAATCCTGAAATGAATCTAGGAACGCCATCTATCATGTTTTTTACGGAAAATCTCGATCAATTATATCGTGATTTGACGAACAAAAATGTCACAGTTGGAGAAATTGTAGAACTTCCCTCCGGAAGAGTCTTTAACTTTGCAGATGATGAAGAAAATTACTTTGCTGTAATGGAAAAAAGAAAATAA
- a CDS encoding helix-turn-helix domain-containing protein has protein sequence MADTLGSRIGEFRKRKGITQDQLAEHIGVSSQAVSKWENDLSCPDISSLPQLADYFNVSVDELLRGEKSKVVQVVSEGERKDFNKMLLKVSVDSEEGDIVRVNLPLGLVKVALEIGTQLPQISGNDALKNIDFQAILLMAENGVIGKIVEVKSANGDNVEVVIE, from the coding sequence ATGGCTGATACGTTAGGTTCAAGAATTGGAGAATTTAGAAAGAGAAAGGGTATAACACAGGATCAGCTTGCAGAGCACATCGGAGTTTCTTCCCAAGCGGTAAGCAAGTGGGAGAATGACTTGTCATGCCCGGATATTAGCTCACTTCCTCAACTCGCAGATTATTTTAATGTCTCAGTAGATGAACTCCTAAGGGGTGAAAAATCGAAAGTTGTTCAAGTCGTTTCAGAAGGAGAACGTAAAGATTTTAATAAAATGCTATTAAAAGTATCAGTTGACAGTGAAGAGGGAGACATTGTAAGAGTTAATTTGCCGTTGGGATTGGTAAAAGTTGCTTTGGAAATCGGAACGCAATTGCCACAGATTTCGGGTAACGACGCTCTGAAGAACATTGATTTCCAAGCGATATTACTCATGGCGGAAAACGGAGTGATAGGTAAGATTGTCGAGGTTAAGAGTGCTAATGGTGATAATGTTGAAGTTGTCATTGAATGA
- a CDS encoding isochorismatase family protein, with product MQFWGKSQRTEKERKTGRRTIRPLPIWHNHKPPDDAKEALILMAVAFVDDRYFIKYHPDAFYETGLEAYLKTHNLSSIEICGAQTQLCIGTTIRIAFHLGFSVTILNNGFSTFDSDHLTAEQINAHHLSIWRNVFAKII from the coding sequence ATGCAATTCTGGGGCAAATCACAAAGAACAGAGAAGGAGAGAAAAACTGGAAGAAGGACTATAAGGCCGTTGCCCATATGGCACAATCATAAACCTCCAGATGATGCAAAAGAAGCTCTTATCTTAATGGCTGTAGCTTTTGTAGACGACCGATATTTTATCAAATATCATCCTGATGCTTTTTATGAAACAGGGCTTGAAGCGTATTTAAAGACCCACAACCTTTCCTCTATTGAAATTTGTGGCGCCCAGACTCAGCTGTGTATTGGTACCACTATTCGGATAGCTTTTCATCTCGGATTCAGCGTGACCATCCTAAATAACGGATTCTCAACCTTTGATTCAGATCACTTAACCGCTGAGCAGATCAATGCGCATCATTTATCGATATGGCGCAACGTGTTCGCCAAGATCATCTGA
- a CDS encoding ABC transporter ATP-binding protein → MQNQAIQVKGLKKSYRQLHVLKGVDFEVEQGTIFALLGPNGAGKTTIIKILTTLLKQDGGTAIVNGFDVASNSESVRESISLTGQFAAVDEILTGRENLIMIARLRHLKKPRQVADDLLNRFGLTDAVNRRVSAYSGGMRRRLDIAMSLIGKPKLIFLDEPTTGLDPEVRIEVWKMIRELADGGTTIFLTTQYLDEAEQLADRIAILHEGKIIVSGTLAELKKLFPPAKVEYVEKQPTLEEVFLALISKKEEAGK, encoded by the coding sequence ATGCAAAATCAGGCCATTCAAGTAAAAGGGCTTAAAAAGTCCTATAGACAGCTTCATGTTCTAAAGGGCGTGGATTTCGAGGTGGAACAGGGTACTATTTTCGCCTTGCTCGGCCCCAACGGTGCAGGCAAGACAACGATCATTAAAATCCTCACCACACTGCTTAAACAAGATGGCGGAACCGCAATCGTAAATGGTTTTGATGTTGCGTCAAACTCCGAAAGTGTGCGGGAGTCGATCAGCCTGACCGGACAATTTGCCGCTGTAGATGAAATTCTGACGGGCCGTGAAAACCTGATCATGATCGCCCGACTTCGCCATCTTAAAAAACCGCGCCAGGTGGCGGACGATCTGCTGAACCGTTTCGGCCTGACCGATGCGGTCAATCGCAGAGTGTCCGCTTATTCCGGTGGCATGCGCCGCAGACTTGACATTGCCATGAGCCTGATCGGAAAACCAAAGCTTATTTTCCTCGATGAACCGACAACAGGGCTAGATCCCGAAGTGCGCATTGAGGTCTGGAAAATGATCAGAGAGCTTGCCGATGGCGGCACAACAATCTTTCTGACCACGCAATATTTAGACGAAGCCGAGCAGCTCGCCGACCGGATTGCCATTCTGCATGAAGGAAAAATTATCGTTAGCGGCACGCTTGCGGAGTTAAAAAAGCTGTTCCCGCCCGCTAAGGTGGAATACGTTGAAAAACAACCGACACTTGAGGAAGTTTTCCTTGCCCTCATCAGCAAAAAGGAGGAGGCTGGGAAATGA
- a CDS encoding pentapeptide repeat-containing protein: MNDKLSRYLNEVFSPYDSVKSVADLKADLLSDLQEQYRELKTEGKDDETAFQMTIDSIGDIEGTVQEVADLSHSLERQAVIHFNASNLPKSDFADVIAHQRNFKASALRGSDFSGADLTGSSFVSSDVREANFDGTNLTDCKLCAIDLRDASFRRSVLVRTNISKSDLTGTKFIDIRFTDVTLTMTDLRKTVLERCIFNGVDFKYSDLRGLCLDGQTFIDVTFDKAALNDVSFKDATLRNVSFRATHALTNKYYRAIKTICFDGAMMDKLTYAALKGMKADLSKVTII, encoded by the coding sequence ATGAATGACAAATTAAGCCGGTATTTGAACGAAGTTTTTTCCCCTTATGACAGCGTAAAAAGTGTTGCCGATTTAAAAGCCGATCTGCTCTCCGATTTGCAGGAGCAGTATCGTGAACTAAAAACCGAGGGAAAAGATGATGAAACAGCCTTCCAGATGACGATCGACAGCATCGGCGACATTGAAGGAACCGTACAGGAAGTGGCTGACCTTTCCCACTCTCTTGAGCGGCAGGCTGTGATCCATTTCAATGCAAGCAACCTGCCGAAGAGTGACTTTGCAGATGTCATCGCACATCAAAGAAATTTTAAAGCAAGCGCGCTGCGCGGGTCCGACTTTTCCGGTGCAGACTTAACCGGCAGCTCATTCGTCAGCAGTGATGTGCGTGAAGCCAATTTCGACGGTACGAACCTGACTGACTGCAAATTATGCGCCATAGACCTCCGGGATGCAAGCTTCCGTCGATCTGTACTTGTCCGCACCAACATCAGTAAGTCGGATCTGACGGGAACAAAATTCATTGATATCCGATTTACAGATGTCACTCTGACGATGACCGATCTTCGAAAAACTGTTCTGGAACGGTGTATCTTTAACGGCGTGGATTTCAAATATTCCGACCTGCGGGGACTGTGCCTTGACGGTCAGACTTTTATCGATGTCACGTTTGACAAAGCGGCGTTGAACGACGTTTCTTTTAAGGACGCAACACTCAGAAATGTGTCTTTCCGTGCAACGCATGCCTTGACGAATAAATATTACCGTGCCATCAAAACCATCTGCTTTGACGGAGCTATGATGGATAAGTTGACTTATGCCGCACTCAAGGGCATGAAGGCTGATTTATCAAAGGTCACTATTATTTAA
- a CDS encoding fumarylacetoacetate hydrolase family protein, protein MNRSTINWVDRLIKALRKAVESIKLVQYYKSGNKLLGLCHAKEITPLPFSFEEVVSMVMDHKEKEIHSSIKNSDSKPEKAPIHYAPCVPPYCKIIGVGLNYKSHIKESGLPIPKFPVLFSKFGNTLSAHLEDVVLPSVSKEFDYEGELGVIIGRKAKNISVKKTLDYVLGYCNANDLSSRDLQFRTPQGLVGKNLNGFCPIGPYIVTREEVKDPNNLMIKTYVNGAVRQQSNTNDMVFNVEEIVSYVSHYMTLEPGDIILTGTPAGVILGQSKEKRNWLKAGDQVTVEIEKLGSLTNRLVNED, encoded by the coding sequence TTGAATCGATCAACAATTAATTGGGTTGATCGTCTCATTAAAGCTCTGAGGAAGGCGGTGGAGAGTATAAAACTTGTTCAATATTATAAGTCGGGTAATAAACTTCTGGGATTATGTCATGCAAAAGAAATCACCCCCCTTCCGTTTTCATTTGAAGAAGTCGTTTCCATGGTAATGGATCATAAAGAAAAAGAAATCCATTCATCAATTAAAAATTCTGACAGCAAGCCAGAAAAAGCACCGATTCATTACGCACCATGTGTTCCCCCTTATTGTAAGATCATTGGTGTTGGGCTAAATTATAAAAGTCACATAAAAGAATCGGGACTACCTATTCCCAAATTTCCTGTTTTGTTCAGCAAATTTGGAAATACACTTTCAGCGCATCTTGAAGATGTGGTTTTACCTTCTGTATCAAAAGAATTCGATTATGAAGGGGAATTAGGAGTCATCATAGGACGAAAAGCGAAAAATATTTCTGTGAAAAAAACTCTTGATTATGTCTTGGGCTACTGCAATGCAAATGATTTGTCTTCACGCGATCTCCAATTCAGGACACCACAAGGGCTTGTGGGAAAGAATCTGAACGGATTTTGCCCCATTGGCCCCTATATAGTGACCCGGGAAGAAGTTAAAGATCCAAATAATCTAATGATAAAGACCTATGTTAATGGCGCGGTTCGCCAGCAATCCAACACAAACGACATGGTCTTTAATGTAGAAGAGATTGTAAGTTACGTGTCTCACTATATGACCCTTGAACCAGGAGACATAATTCTGACTGGAACACCGGCGGGAGTTATTCTCGGTCAATCAAAGGAAAAACGAAATTGGCTAAAAGCAGGAGATCAAGTCACTGTAGAAATTGAGAAACTCGGATCCCTTACCAATCGTCTAGTAAATGAAGATTGA
- a CDS encoding Cof-type HAD-IIB family hydrolase produces MNPPALVGGRLDGTLLNSQGTISSNNIQAIRQVMENHHIVAIATGRTYFGVRSLLQSRLTLPVIASNGATIHSQEGSLIGETVLDRQTAKKIIDYLLEQHMYFEITTDKQLLIPSYGEQELKSELEQLKKKTPNMDENTLWQKALNQFAQAGISPLNDLKTLLDRPTPIYKILTFSYNSDLLLQAMTHFASDSSVRLTSSSSPVIEFISPKIDKGVGVLTLANQYHIHREDIIVIGDNLNDLSMFQIAHTKVVMMNAPSDLKKISTYITRSNDEDGVAFALRCQLGLVEKKSR; encoded by the coding sequence CTGAACCCACCTGCTTTAGTAGGTGGTCGTTTAGACGGAACTTTATTAAATAGTCAAGGCACAATCAGTTCGAACAACATTCAAGCGATTCGTCAGGTTATGGAAAATCACCATATTGTTGCCATTGCGACTGGACGTACGTATTTCGGTGTTCGATCACTGTTGCAAAGCCGATTGACACTTCCTGTGATTGCTTCAAACGGTGCAACGATACATTCTCAGGAAGGCTCTCTCATCGGTGAAACAGTTTTGGATCGACAGACTGCAAAGAAAATAATTGATTATCTTCTAGAACAGCATATGTATTTTGAAATCACCACGGATAAACAATTATTAATACCCTCTTATGGAGAACAAGAATTAAAAAGTGAACTTGAACAATTAAAGAAAAAGACTCCGAACATGGATGAGAATACCCTTTGGCAAAAAGCGTTAAATCAGTTTGCGCAAGCAGGGATCAGTCCGCTTAACGATCTTAAAACTTTGCTTGATCGTCCAACGCCAATCTATAAAATATTGACCTTCTCTTATAACTCGGATCTGCTTTTACAGGCAATGACACATTTCGCAAGTGATAGCTCAGTCCGATTAACCTCTTCAAGTTCTCCTGTCATTGAATTCATCTCACCGAAGATTGATAAGGGGGTAGGGGTGCTCACATTAGCTAATCAGTATCATATTCACCGAGAGGATATCATAGTCATCGGCGACAACCTAAATGATCTGTCGATGTTTCAAATAGCACATACAAAAGTTGTGATGATGAACGCGCCATCGGATTTAAAAAAGATAAGCACATATATCACAAGATCGAATGATGAAGATGGTGTCGCGTTCGCTTTGAGGTGCCAACTTGGTTTGGTTGAAAAGAAAAGTCGCTAG
- a CDS encoding SRPBCC domain-containing protein has translation MSNHTMVSRVENEQILVLERIFDAPRDLLFKMFKEPEHLKRWWGPKGWEIPVCTIDFRPGGVWHYCMKCVDQNQGQFFGMESWSKGVYKEIIEPEKIVYTDYFSDAEGHVNDSMPSSEITLEFIDLGGKTKLINHAEYGSAEALKTVTDMGMLQGITETWNRLDELVESLK, from the coding sequence ATGTCAAACCATACCATGGTATCGAGAGTAGAGAATGAGCAGATACTTGTACTGGAGCGCATTTTTGATGCGCCACGCGATCTCTTATTCAAGATGTTTAAAGAGCCGGAACATCTAAAACGCTGGTGGGGGCCGAAAGGCTGGGAGATTCCGGTCTGCACTATTGATTTTCGTCCGGGTGGCGTGTGGCACTACTGTATGAAGTGTGTCGATCAGAATCAAGGTCAATTTTTTGGAATGGAATCGTGGAGCAAGGGGGTTTATAAGGAAATTATCGAGCCCGAGAAGATCGTCTATACCGATTACTTTTCAGATGCTGAAGGTCATGTGAATGATTCCATGCCGTCGAGCGAGATCACATTGGAATTTATCGATTTGGGTGGAAAGACGAAGCTGATCAACCACGCTGAATATGGGTCCGCAGAGGCACTTAAGACCGTCACGGACATGGGCATGCTGCAGGGTATCACCGAAACCTGGAACCGTTTGGACGAACTTGTCGAGTCCCTGAAATAA
- a CDS encoding PadR family transcriptional regulator translates to MVTNKLTSDQLRGHADTMILRLLSEADHYGYEIVKLIAEHSGGEYELKEATMYSSVRRLEADNDIEWYWGDESQGGRRKYFRITTKGKATYASNKSNWEYTKRILDKLL, encoded by the coding sequence ATGGTGACGAACAAACTCACATCCGACCAGCTGCGCGGGCATGCCGATACGATGATTTTACGGCTTTTATCCGAAGCAGATCACTACGGCTACGAAATTGTCAAACTGATTGCCGAGCACTCGGGTGGCGAATATGAATTAAAGGAGGCAACGATGTACTCCAGCGTCCGGAGACTTGAGGCAGACAATGATATCGAGTGGTACTGGGGTGATGAATCCCAGGGCGGACGGCGTAAGTATTTTCGGATCACCACTAAGGGTAAAGCCACTTATGCCAGCAACAAAAGTAATTGGGAGTACACCAAACGCATTCTTGATAAATTACTGTAA
- a CDS encoding ABC transporter permease, translating into MNQHFFSDMGVMLGRSMRHIIRSMDTIITVTLMPIVFMLLFVYVFGGAIKTGTANYVNYLLPGILLIAIASGISYTAYRLFIDMQRGIFERFYSMPIARSTVLWGHVLTSLVSNALSVVIIIFVALIIGFRSSAGVVSWLAVAGILALFTLALTWIAVIAGLSAKSVDGASAFSYPIVFLPFISSAFVPTASMPGPVRAFAENQPVTSIVDAIRSLLAGQPVGNDIWIALTWCLGILFAAYVFAMLVYRRKTA; encoded by the coding sequence ATGAACCAACACTTTTTCAGTGACATGGGCGTGATGCTTGGACGCTCCATGCGCCATATTATCCGCAGTATGGACACCATCATCACAGTCACTCTCATGCCGATTGTGTTCATGTTGCTGTTCGTCTACGTGTTCGGCGGAGCCATAAAAACCGGCACGGCTAACTATGTGAACTACTTATTACCCGGCATCCTGCTGATCGCAATCGCAAGCGGTATATCCTACACAGCATACCGCCTCTTTATCGATATGCAACGGGGCATATTTGAACGGTTCTACTCGATGCCGATTGCGCGTTCGACCGTCCTGTGGGGGCACGTACTGACCTCACTGGTATCCAATGCTCTTTCAGTTGTCATCATCATTTTCGTCGCACTGATTATAGGCTTTCGCTCGTCAGCAGGAGTGGTGTCATGGCTTGCCGTGGCTGGTATTCTTGCACTGTTCACACTTGCCCTAACCTGGATTGCTGTAATAGCCGGGCTGTCCGCAAAATCAGTAGATGGTGCAAGTGCCTTTTCCTATCCCATTGTCTTCCTGCCGTTTATCAGCTCGGCCTTTGTACCTACCGCGTCCATGCCCGGACCTGTGCGTGCTTTTGCCGAAAATCAACCGGTCACTTCCATCGTCGACGCGATCCGCTCCCTGCTTGCAGGTCAGCCCGTAGGTAACGATATTTGGATCGCACTCACATGGTGCCTGGGTATACTTTTTGCTGCCTATGTTTTCGCCATGCTGGTTTATAGACGTAAAACTGCATGA
- a CDS encoding NAD(P)/FAD-dependent oxidoreductase: protein MYDIVIVGGGPAGQSAAIFTSKAGLKTLVIDNEKGLTQRALLKNHYGIEEISGTALVETGRKQAERFGTEFVKAQVTNVHKNGEAFDIQTEDGASYSASQVILATGSNAKLAQTIGLKTKDGREKFVKTVIEADESGHTNIDGIWAAGVAAGVSVHTIITSGDGAQKAINLISELKGERYVDHDKLPAV, encoded by the coding sequence ATGTACGACATAGTCATCGTTGGCGGTGGACCAGCCGGTCAGAGTGCCGCCATCTTCACAAGCAAAGCGGGACTGAAAACACTGGTTATCGATAATGAAAAAGGGCTGACGCAGCGCGCGCTTCTCAAAAATCACTACGGTATCGAAGAGATCAGTGGAACAGCGCTGGTCGAAACGGGGAGAAAACAGGCAGAGCGTTTCGGAACCGAATTTGTTAAAGCCCAAGTGACAAATGTCCACAAAAATGGCGAAGCTTTTGACATTCAAACAGAAGACGGTGCCTCCTACTCCGCCAGTCAAGTGATTCTGGCGACCGGCTCGAACGCAAAGCTTGCACAGACAATCGGTTTGAAGACAAAAGACGGTCGTGAAAAGTTTGTCAAAACCGTGATTGAGGCGGATGAGTCCGGCCACACGAACATTGACGGCATCTGGGCTGCCGGTGTTGCCGCCGGGGTCAGCGTTCACACGATTATCACAAGCGGAGACGGAGCGCAAAAAGCCATTAACCTGATCAGCGAACTGAAAGGCGAACGCTACGTAGATCATGACAAACTGCCGGCGGTCTGA
- the tnpA gene encoding IS200/IS605 family transposase: MDGYQKSGHAVYDIKYHVIWVTKYRYQVLRGPIAVRLRELIRQGCEARGVTILQGSVGKEHVHLLISCPPSLAPSKIMEYLKGRSSRLLQDEFSELKKRYWGQHLWSRGYFCATVGNVTEEIIRNYIANQSNKVKDDIFKIDD, translated from the coding sequence ATGGACGGTTATCAGAAAAGTGGTCATGCAGTCTACGATATCAAGTATCATGTGATCTGGGTGACCAAATACCGATATCAGGTGCTGCGAGGTCCAATCGCTGTTCGATTGCGTGAGTTGATCCGGCAGGGATGTGAGGCCAGGGGAGTCACAATCCTGCAGGGGAGCGTAGGCAAGGAACATGTCCATTTGCTGATTTCTTGTCCACCCAGCCTAGCGCCGAGTAAAATCATGGAGTATCTGAAAGGACGCTCATCCAGATTGCTTCAGGATGAGTTTTCAGAACTAAAAAAACGGTATTGGGGCCAGCACCTATGGTCCAGAGGTTATTTCTGTGCGACGGTCGGCAACGTGACGGAAGAAATCATCCGAAATTACATTGCGAATCAGTCAAATAAAGTCAAGGACGACATTTTCAAGATTGACGACTGA
- a CDS encoding isochorismatase family protein — MEKLIDPKKTALVVIDLQKWLGNQYAPYSAEQVIDHSAALAEAFRKAGAFVALVHVSSKDMKDIPQPKLDVAPPQLNLPSHWDELVSKLNDHLLKQVGSDINVCDLKSPLKD, encoded by the coding sequence ATGGAAAAACTGATTGACCCTAAAAAAACGGCTTTGGTTGTCATTGACTTACAAAAATGGCTGGGAAACCAGTATGCCCCTTATTCTGCAGAACAGGTTATTGATCATTCAGCTGCTCTGGCCGAGGCTTTTCGTAAAGCGGGGGCTTTTGTCGCCTTAGTTCATGTTTCAAGCAAAGATATGAAAGATATCCCTCAACCGAAACTGGATGTCGCTCCTCCCCAATTAAATCTACCAAGTCACTGGGATGAGCTTGTCTCGAAACTAAACGACCACCTGCTAAAGCAGGTGGGTTCAGACATAAATGTCTGCGACTTAAAGTCGCCACTTAAAGACTGA
- the tnpA gene encoding IS200/IS605 family transposase, whose translation MDGYQKSGHAIYDIKYHVIWVTQYRYQVLRGQVAVRLRELIRQGCETRGVTIFQGSVGKEHIHLLISCPPSLAPSKIMQYLKGRSSRLLQDEFSELKKRYWGQHLWSRGYFCATVGSVTEETIRNYIANQSNKVKDDIFKIDD comes from the coding sequence ATGGACGGCTATCAGAAAAGCGGTCATGCAATCTACGATATCAAGTATCATGTGATCTGGGTGACCCAATATCGGTATCAGGTGCTACGGGGTCAGGTCGCAGTTCGGTTGCGTGAACTGATCCGACAAGGATGTGAAACCCGAGGGGTCACCATTTTTCAGGGAAGCGTAGGAAAAGAGCATATCCATCTGCTGATCTCTTGTCCACCCAGCCTTGCACCGAGTAAAATCATGCAGTATCTGAAAGGACGCTCATCTAGATTGCTGCAGGATGAGTTTTCAGAACTGAAAAAACGGTATTGGGGCCAGCACTTATGGTCCAGAGGTTATTTCTGTGCGACGGTCGGCAGCGTGACGGAAGAAACCATCCGAAATTATATTGCGAACCAGTCAAATAAAGTCAAGGACGACATTTTCAAGATTGACGACTGA